The Pleomorphomonas sp. T1.2MG-36 genome has a segment encoding these proteins:
- a CDS encoding tetratricopeptide repeat protein, with protein sequence MPEVRAACLAAVFGLALLAGPAGAVESAPTPPKPLAAANAASAVPDLLASLPDSDKIDYAFGAFQRGFYLTAFEIAVERAKLGDAKAQSLIGYLYANGLGLPKKPDEAVIWYQLAARNGDPQALVELANLAALGVGMPVDKKKAATYLEEALGKGVVEANYWLGLLCIDPSSGILDYARAAALFKAAADEGNIDAIYALAALYREGQGVEKNETEAARLMGEAARAGHLAAQVEYAIMMFNGTGVVRDQKIAAAWFKVAAEAGNPVAQSRLARLYAVGEGLPRDLDAARHWYGYAKAAGLVDDWLEQTLAPEAQKTAEKPPALPGVDAGN encoded by the coding sequence ATGCCCGAAGTCCGCGCTGCCTGCCTTGCCGCCGTGTTCGGCCTCGCTCTTCTCGCCGGACCGGCAGGCGCCGTCGAGTCCGCGCCGACCCCGCCGAAACCTCTGGCGGCGGCCAACGCCGCGTCGGCGGTTCCGGACCTGCTCGCCTCGCTGCCCGACAGCGACAAGATCGACTATGCCTTCGGCGCTTTCCAGCGCGGCTTCTACCTCACCGCGTTCGAGATCGCCGTCGAGCGCGCCAAGCTCGGCGACGCCAAGGCGCAGAGCCTGATCGGCTACCTCTACGCCAACGGCCTGGGACTGCCGAAAAAGCCCGACGAAGCGGTCATCTGGTACCAGCTCGCGGCCAGGAACGGCGATCCGCAGGCGCTCGTCGAGCTCGCCAACCTCGCCGCGCTCGGCGTCGGCATGCCGGTCGACAAGAAAAAGGCGGCGACCTACCTGGAGGAAGCGCTCGGCAAGGGCGTCGTCGAGGCCAACTACTGGCTCGGCCTGCTGTGCATCGATCCGTCGTCGGGCATCCTCGACTACGCCCGCGCCGCCGCCCTGTTCAAGGCGGCCGCCGACGAGGGCAACATCGACGCCATCTACGCGCTGGCCGCCCTCTACCGCGAGGGCCAGGGCGTGGAGAAGAACGAGACGGAAGCCGCCCGGCTGATGGGCGAAGCGGCCCGCGCCGGCCACCTTGCCGCCCAGGTCGAATACGCCATCATGATGTTCAACGGCACCGGCGTCGTCCGCGACCAGAAAATCGCCGCCGCCTGGTTCAAGGTAGCGGCCGAAGCGGGCAACCCGGTCGCCCAGAGCCGTCTTGCCCGCCTGTACGCGGTCGGCGAAGGCCTGCCGCGCGACCTCGACGCCGCCCGCCACTGGTACGGCTATGCCAAGGCGGCCGGCCTCGTCGACGACTGGCTCGAACAGACGCTGGCGCCCGAGGCGCAGAAGACCGCCGAGAAGCCGCCGGCCCTGCCCGGCGTCGATGCCGGAAACTGA
- a CDS encoding phosphoserine transaminase: MTDATAAPALKPANPRFSSGPCAKRPGWTVEALSGAPVGRSHRAKIGKTKLAEAIDLTRKVLRVPADYRIGIVPASDTGAVEMALWSLLGQRPVDMLAWESFGSGWVTDVVKQLKLDARVFEAPYGDIVDFAKVDFDHDVVFTWNGTTSGVRVPNGDAIPANRQGLTICDATSAAFAQPLPFDKLDVVTFSWQKVLGGEGGHGMLILSPRAVERLESYKPAWPLPKIFRLTSGGKLIEGIFKGDTINTPSMIAVEDYIDALKWADAIGGLDALIARANANTKAIADWVAKTPSVAFLAKTEAIRSNTSVCLSFVHPQVAALDVEGQQAFVKTLTGLLEKEGVAFDIASYRDAPPGLRIWCGATVETADVAALTPWIDWAFQKALAGLKAA, encoded by the coding sequence ATGACTGACGCGACCGCCGCGCCGGCTTTGAAGCCGGCTAATCCCCGTTTTTCCTCCGGCCCCTGCGCCAAGCGCCCAGGTTGGACCGTCGAGGCTCTCTCGGGAGCGCCGGTCGGCCGCTCCCATCGCGCCAAGATCGGCAAGACCAAGCTAGCCGAGGCGATTGATCTCACCCGCAAGGTGCTGCGCGTGCCCGCCGATTATCGCATCGGCATCGTTCCCGCGTCCGATACCGGCGCCGTCGAGATGGCGCTGTGGTCGCTGCTCGGGCAGCGCCCCGTCGACATGCTGGCCTGGGAGTCCTTCGGCTCCGGCTGGGTGACCGACGTCGTCAAGCAGCTGAAGCTCGACGCCCGCGTCTTCGAGGCGCCCTATGGCGACATCGTCGATTTCGCCAAGGTCGATTTCGACCACGACGTGGTGTTCACCTGGAACGGCACCACCTCCGGCGTGCGCGTGCCGAACGGCGACGCGATCCCGGCGAACCGCCAGGGCCTCACCATCTGCGACGCCACGTCAGCCGCCTTTGCGCAGCCCCTGCCCTTCGACAAGCTCGACGTCGTCACCTTCTCCTGGCAGAAGGTGCTGGGCGGCGAGGGCGGTCACGGCATGCTGATCCTCTCCCCGCGCGCCGTCGAGCGTCTTGAGAGCTACAAGCCGGCCTGGCCGCTGCCGAAGATCTTCCGCCTCACCTCCGGCGGCAAGCTGATCGAAGGCATCTTCAAGGGCGACACCATCAACACGCCCTCGATGATCGCCGTCGAGGACTACATCGACGCGCTGAAGTGGGCCGACGCCATCGGCGGCCTCGACGCGCTGATCGCCCGCGCCAACGCCAACACCAAGGCCATCGCCGACTGGGTCGCCAAGACACCGTCGGTCGCCTTCCTGGCCAAGACCGAAGCCATCCGCTCGAACACCTCGGTCTGCCTGTCGTTCGTCCACCCGCAGGTCGCCGCGCTCGACGTCGAGGGCCAGCAGGCCTTCGTCAAGACGCTGACCGGTCTTCTGGAGAAGGAAGGCGTCGCCTTCGACATCGCCTCCTACCGCGATGCCCCTCCGGGCCTGCGCATCTGGTGCGGCGCCACCGTCGAAACCGCCGACGTCGCCGCCCTGACGCCGTGGATCGACTGGGCCTTCCAGAAGGCGCTGGCCGGCCTGAAGGCCGCCTGA
- a CDS encoding thiamine phosphate synthase produces the protein MRARLFLITPRVVDVAALAPQLEAALAAGDVASLLIAPDPVTENDLQAIAETLVPIAQKHDVAALVLGNSRVMGRARADGIHIEAGETALKEAIEALQPKSIVGAGNIRVRHEAMEAGEAGADYIFFGLLDLEEGEETHRKTIDLGAWWADLFEPPCVLLSGRSMESVEACARTGADFVAVRAAVWEHPEGPAAAIAQANAILDRVALELPDTE, from the coding sequence TTGCGCGCCCGCCTGTTTCTGATCACGCCACGCGTCGTCGATGTCGCCGCCCTTGCGCCCCAGCTCGAAGCGGCGCTGGCTGCCGGCGACGTTGCCTCGCTCCTGATCGCTCCCGACCCCGTGACGGAGAACGACCTTCAGGCCATCGCCGAGACGCTGGTGCCGATCGCCCAGAAGCACGACGTCGCCGCGCTGGTCCTCGGCAACAGCCGCGTCATGGGCCGCGCGCGCGCCGACGGCATTCACATCGAAGCCGGCGAGACGGCGCTGAAGGAGGCGATCGAGGCGTTGCAGCCGAAGTCCATCGTCGGCGCCGGCAACATCCGCGTTCGCCACGAGGCGATGGAGGCCGGCGAGGCGGGCGCCGACTACATCTTCTTCGGCCTGCTCGACCTTGAGGAAGGCGAGGAAACGCACCGCAAGACCATCGATCTCGGCGCTTGGTGGGCAGATCTGTTCGAGCCGCCTTGCGTGCTGCTGTCCGGTCGTTCGATGGAATCGGTCGAAGCCTGCGCCCGTACCGGCGCCGACTTCGTCGCCGTCCGCGCCGCCGTCTGGGAGCACCCCGAGGGGCCGGCCGCCGCCATCGCCCAAGCCAATGCCATCCTCGATCGCGTCGCGCTCGAGCTGCCCGACACCGAGTAG
- a CDS encoding outer membrane protein: MRSLTINLSLAVAATFGLTALSGVARAADMPVEYPPIIEAPEPMPLAAVGGWYLRGDIGYKLYQAPKGSLGNNRWGGYKNGGGAGAADTWPYTTNNYDQMVNEKMLGALDVGVGAGYKFNDYLRSDVVLDYETPAKFKGSLWCPTASPCGGAYETQTVKIEAYSALANLYADLGNFHGVIPYIGGGIGASYLRTSEINGSAKDATSGKNPDGAGKWNFAWALMAGVEYPISDSLSLDLGYRYLNLGDARSGYVTDGQGVSTRMDYKDITAHEVRVGLRYYLN, encoded by the coding sequence ATGCGCAGTCTCACAATCAACCTTTCACTGGCCGTGGCTGCGACGTTCGGCCTCACGGCCCTCTCCGGTGTCGCCCGCGCGGCCGACATGCCGGTGGAATATCCGCCGATCATCGAAGCGCCCGAACCGATGCCGCTGGCGGCCGTCGGCGGCTGGTATCTTCGGGGCGATATCGGCTACAAGCTGTATCAGGCGCCCAAGGGCTCGCTCGGCAACAACCGCTGGGGCGGCTACAAGAACGGCGGCGGCGCAGGTGCGGCGGACACCTGGCCGTACACCACCAACAACTACGACCAGATGGTCAACGAGAAGATGCTCGGCGCCTTGGATGTCGGCGTCGGCGCCGGCTACAAGTTCAACGACTATCTCCGGTCCGACGTGGTGCTCGACTACGAGACGCCCGCCAAGTTCAAGGGCTCGCTGTGGTGCCCGACGGCTTCGCCTTGCGGTGGCGCCTACGAGACCCAGACCGTCAAGATCGAGGCCTACAGCGCGCTTGCCAACCTCTACGCGGACCTCGGCAACTTCCACGGCGTGATCCCCTACATCGGCGGCGGTATCGGCGCGTCCTATCTGCGCACCAGCGAAATCAACGGCTCCGCCAAAGACGCCACCAGCGGCAAGAACCCCGATGGCGCCGGCAAGTGGAACTTCGCCTGGGCGCTGATGGCCGGTGTCGAGTACCCGATCAGCGACAGCCTCAGCCTCGACCTCGGCTATCGCTACCTCAACCTTGGCGACGCCAGGTCCGGCTATGTGACTGATGGCCAGGGCGTTTCCACCCGCATGGACTACAAGGACATCACCGCCCACGAGGTGCGTGTCGGCCTGCGTTACTATCTCAACTGA
- a CDS encoding GNAT family N-acetyltransferase — translation MKIENLSIRAYDEAKDLHALSAIWFEASRLAHAFIGEQRLSEQRILIEQKYLPNAETWVASLDGAPVGFISLLDTFIGGLFVAPDRQGLGIGRALVAHALALKGELELEVYTGNAQAFGFYRSLGFIEQSRRAEDDEGQPFENAHMRLTR, via the coding sequence ATGAAAATCGAAAATCTGTCGATCCGCGCCTATGACGAGGCCAAGGATCTCCACGCGCTCTCGGCCATCTGGTTCGAGGCTTCCCGTCTGGCGCACGCCTTCATCGGCGAACAGCGCCTCAGCGAGCAGCGCATCCTCATCGAGCAAAAGTATCTTCCCAACGCCGAGACCTGGGTGGCCTCTCTTGACGGCGCTCCCGTCGGCTTCATCAGCCTGCTCGACACCTTCATCGGCGGGCTCTTCGTCGCGCCTGACCGTCAAGGCCTCGGCATCGGGCGAGCCCTGGTCGCCCACGCGCTGGCTCTGAAGGGCGAACTCGAACTTGAGGTCTACACGGGCAACGCCCAAGCCTTCGGCTTCTACAGAAGCCTGGGCTTCATTGAGCAGTCCCGCCGAGCCGAGGACGACGAAGGCCAGCCGTTCGAGAACGCCCACATGCGCCTGACGCGCTGA
- a CDS encoding peptidoglycan -binding protein codes for MALGRRRFSTQQDYWPAFVDMLTTLVLSIIFLLSVFSLAQFFLSQQITDKDTVLGRLNAQIAELTELLAMERASNRDLQDNVSLLESNLKDALAARDSLQGLIANQSGAADVADSKVQALTSQLTDEKRVSQRALAQVELLNQQIAALRRQIAALEDALNASESRDRESSAKIADLGRRLNVALAQRVQELARYRSDFFGRLREILSQRSDIRVVGDRFVFQSEVLFDSGNDEVNPAGRGELDKLADAVLQLEGQIPPEIAWVLRVDGHTDARPLSGTGRFRDNWELSSARAISVVKYLISKGISPNHLVAAGFGEFQPLEEGDSDEANAKNRRIELKLTER; via the coding sequence ATGGCTCTCGGACGCCGCCGGTTTTCGACCCAGCAGGACTATTGGCCGGCCTTCGTCGACATGCTCACCACGCTGGTGCTGTCGATCATCTTCCTGTTGTCGGTCTTTTCGCTCGCCCAGTTCTTCCTGAGCCAGCAGATCACCGACAAGGACACCGTGCTGGGCCGCCTCAATGCCCAGATCGCCGAGCTGACCGAACTGCTCGCCATGGAGCGCGCCTCCAACCGCGACCTCCAGGACAACGTGTCGCTGCTGGAGTCGAACCTCAAGGACGCGCTGGCCGCCCGCGACAGCCTTCAGGGCCTGATCGCCAACCAGTCGGGCGCGGCCGACGTCGCCGACAGCAAGGTGCAGGCGCTGACCTCCCAGCTCACCGACGAGAAGCGCGTCAGTCAGCGGGCGCTGGCCCAGGTGGAACTGCTCAACCAGCAGATCGCCGCGCTGAGGCGACAGATCGCCGCCCTGGAAGATGCCCTCAACGCCTCCGAATCGCGTGACCGGGAAAGCTCGGCCAAGATCGCCGACCTCGGCCGCCGTCTCAACGTGGCACTGGCCCAGCGCGTGCAGGAGCTGGCACGCTATCGCTCCGACTTCTTCGGGCGCCTGAGGGAAATCCTGTCGCAGCGCTCCGACATCCGCGTGGTCGGCGACCGCTTCGTCTTCCAGTCGGAAGTGCTGTTCGATTCCGGCAACGACGAGGTCAACCCGGCCGGCCGTGGCGAACTCGACAAGCTGGCCGATGCGGTGTTGCAGCTCGAAGGGCAGATCCCGCCGGAGATCGCCTGGGTGCTGCGCGTCGACGGCCATACCGACGCCCGTCCGCTGTCTGGCACCGGCCGCTTCCGCGACAACTGGGAGCTTTCGTCGGCCCGCGCCATATCCGTCGTCAAGTATCTGATCAGCAAGGGCATTTCGCCGAACCACCTGGTGGCGGCCGGCTTCGGCGAGTTCCAGCCGCTCGAAGAGGGCGACAGCGACGAGGCCAACGCCAAGAACCGCCGCATCGAGCTGAAGCTGACCGAACGCTGA
- a CDS encoding flagellar motor protein MotA, translating to MAKDASGIKLTSPQVYLWRMAVFLVIAAFVGLLLSRQLKTAFMANPGLNGLIFSVALVGILLIFRQVIRLFPEVRWVNSYRYGEPGLEVRKQPVLLAPMATLLGDRLGQRAISTSAMRSLLESIATRLDEARDISRYMTGLLVFLGLLGTFYGLISTVNSVGATIQGLDVGSGTASVIFEDLKSGLQAPLGGMGTAFSSSLFGLAGSLIVGFLDLQAGQAQNRFYLDLEDWLSTQAELDSAGDVGASIRDAKNLDDLRGALDHLSKQIHEGGSGGRSSQAMANLAEGIQGLVQHMRAEQQLVRAWAESQGEQQKEIRRLLELLTGAVERSERG from the coding sequence ATGGCCAAAGACGCGTCCGGTATAAAGCTCACCAGTCCCCAGGTGTATCTCTGGCGGATGGCGGTGTTCCTGGTCATAGCCGCCTTCGTCGGCCTGCTGCTGTCACGGCAGCTGAAGACCGCCTTCATGGCCAACCCCGGCCTCAACGGGTTGATCTTCTCGGTGGCCCTTGTCGGAATCCTGCTGATTTTCCGGCAGGTGATCCGCTTGTTCCCCGAGGTGCGCTGGGTCAACTCCTACCGCTACGGCGAGCCCGGCCTCGAAGTGCGCAAGCAGCCGGTGCTGCTCGCGCCGATGGCGACGCTGCTCGGCGACCGGCTGGGGCAGCGGGCGATTTCCACCTCGGCCATGCGCTCACTGCTCGAATCGATCGCCACCCGTCTCGACGAGGCGCGCGACATTTCGCGCTACATGACTGGCCTCCTGGTCTTCCTCGGCCTGCTCGGCACCTTCTACGGCCTGATCTCCACCGTGAACTCGGTCGGCGCCACCATCCAGGGGCTCGACGTCGGCTCGGGCACGGCTAGCGTCATCTTCGAGGACCTGAAGAGCGGCTTGCAGGCGCCGCTCGGCGGCATGGGCACCGCCTTCTCGTCCTCGCTGTTCGGTCTTGCCGGCTCGCTGATCGTCGGCTTCCTCGATCTTCAGGCCGGGCAGGCGCAGAACCGCTTCTACCTCGACCTCGAAGACTGGCTGTCCACCCAGGCCGAGCTCGACTCGGCCGGTGACGTGGGCGCCAGCATCCGCGACGCCAAGAACCTCGACGATCTTCGAGGCGCCCTCGACCACCTGTCCAAGCAGATCCACGAAGGCGGGTCCGGCGGTCGCTCCAGCCAGGCGATGGCCAACCTCGCCGAGGGCATCCAGGGCCTCGTCCAGCACATGCGCGCCGAGCAGCAGCTGGTGCGGGCCTGGGCCGAAAGCCAGGGCGAGCAGCAGAAGGAAATCCGCCGGCTGCTCGAACTCCTGACCGGCGCCGTCGAGCGTTCGGAACGCGGCTAA
- the glmM gene encoding phosphoglucosamine mutase: MARRFFGTDGIRGTANTWPITPEIALKVGMAAGLAFHRGDHRHRVVIGKDTRLSGYMIEPALTAGFTAVGVDVFLTGPVPTPAVAMLTRSLRADLGVMISASHNPFADNGIKLFGPDGYKLSDEVELAIEEMLEGDFTGRLAAPADLGRAKRVDGERARYVESAKRTLSRHMSFEGLRVVVDCANGAAYKVAPEVLWELGAEVVALGVDPNGLNINRDCGSTSLATITEKVREVRADIGIALDGDADRVIIIDEKGQVVDGDQLMAVVAASFQEDGRLARPGIVATVMSNLGLERYLQGIGLELVRTKVGDRYVVEAMRAGGYNVGGEQSGHIVLSDYATTGDGLVAALQVLAVVKRSGKPVSEVCHRFDPVPQLLRNVRFKGGKPLEDEGVKAAIAAAEGRLGVGGRILVRASGTEPLIRVMGEGDNADLVAAAVGEIVDAIGNVAA, from the coding sequence ATGGCACGCAGATTTTTCGGAACCGATGGCATCCGCGGCACGGCCAACACCTGGCCCATCACCCCGGAGATCGCCCTCAAGGTCGGCATGGCCGCCGGCCTCGCCTTCCACCGCGGCGACCACCGCCATCGCGTCGTCATCGGCAAGGACACCCGTCTCTCCGGCTACATGATCGAGCCGGCCCTGACCGCCGGCTTCACCGCCGTCGGCGTCGACGTCTTCCTGACCGGCCCGGTGCCGACGCCGGCCGTCGCCATGCTGACGCGCAGCCTCCGGGCCGACCTCGGCGTGATGATCTCCGCCTCGCACAATCCCTTCGCCGACAACGGCATCAAGCTGTTCGGCCCTGACGGCTACAAGCTCAGCGACGAGGTGGAGCTGGCCATCGAGGAGATGCTGGAGGGCGACTTCACCGGCCGCCTCGCCGCCCCCGCCGATCTCGGCCGCGCCAAGCGCGTCGATGGCGAACGCGCCCGCTACGTCGAGTCGGCCAAGCGCACGCTCAGCCGCCACATGTCCTTCGAAGGTCTTCGCGTGGTGGTCGACTGCGCCAATGGCGCCGCCTACAAGGTCGCCCCGGAAGTGCTATGGGAACTGGGCGCCGAAGTGGTGGCGCTCGGCGTCGATCCCAACGGCCTCAACATCAACCGCGACTGCGGTTCGACCAGTCTTGCCACCATCACCGAGAAGGTGCGCGAGGTCAGGGCCGACATCGGCATCGCGCTCGACGGCGACGCCGACCGCGTCATCATCATCGACGAGAAGGGCCAAGTGGTCGACGGCGATCAGCTGATGGCCGTCGTCGCCGCCTCGTTCCAGGAAGACGGGCGCCTTGCCCGGCCGGGCATCGTCGCAACCGTCATGTCCAACCTCGGTCTTGAGCGCTATCTCCAGGGCATCGGCCTCGAACTCGTCCGCACCAAGGTCGGCGACCGCTACGTCGTCGAGGCGATGCGCGCCGGCGGCTACAACGTCGGCGGCGAGCAGTCCGGCCATATCGTGCTCTCCGACTACGCCACCACCGGTGACGGCCTCGTCGCCGCCTTGCAGGTGCTGGCCGTCGTCAAGCGCTCGGGCAAGCCGGTGAGCGAGGTCTGCCACAGATTCGACCCGGTGCCGCAGCTCCTCAGGAACGTTCGCTTCAAGGGCGGCAAGCCGCTGGAGGACGAGGGCGTCAAGGCGGCGATCGCCGCTGCCGAGGGCCGGCTTGGCGTCGGCGGGCGCATCCTGGTCCGCGCCTCCGGCACCGAACCGTTGATCCGGGTGATGGGCGAAGGCGACAATGCCGATCTGGTCGCGGCGGCCGTCGGCGAGATCGTCGATGCCATCGGCAACGTCGCCGCCTGA
- the serA gene encoding phosphoglycerate dehydrogenase, with the protein MAPRVLISDKLSATAVQIFKDHGVEVDYQPDLGKNKEKLAEIIGNYDGLAIRSTTKVTEKLLANAKNLKVIGRAGIGVDNVEVPAATARGIIVMNTPFGNSITTAEHAIALMFALARELPEANASTHAGKWEKNRFMGVELTNKTLGVIGCGNIGSIVADRAVGLKMRVIAYDPFLSNERAVELGVEKVELDDLFRRADFITLHVPLIEKTRNIIDISAILKMKKGVRIINCARGGLIVEADLKAALDSGHVAGAALDVFETEPATAHPLFGHPKVVCTPHLGASTTEAQENVALQVAEQMSDYLMKGAVTNALNMPSITAEEAPRLTPFVKLAELLGSFAGQLTETGLKSIRIEYEGEVAGMNIRALSAAAITGVLKPLLQSVNMVSAPVMAKERGIAVAEVRNNASANFESLIRLTLTTDRQERSIAGTVFADAHPRIVEIKGIKMDAEFAPSMIYVTNEDKPGFIGKFASLLGDAGINIATFALGRLEQGADAICLVEVDGDVPAEVLDKVKAMPVVRQVKALKF; encoded by the coding sequence ATGGCTCCTCGCGTTCTCATTTCCGACAAGCTGTCCGCCACCGCCGTCCAGATCTTCAAGGACCACGGCGTCGAAGTCGACTACCAGCCCGATCTCGGCAAGAACAAGGAAAAGCTGGCCGAAATCATCGGCAACTATGACGGACTCGCCATCCGGTCGACCACCAAGGTCACCGAGAAGCTGCTCGCCAACGCCAAGAATCTCAAGGTGATCGGCCGCGCCGGCATCGGCGTCGACAACGTCGAGGTGCCCGCCGCCACGGCGCGCGGCATCATCGTCATGAACACTCCCTTCGGCAACTCGATCACCACGGCCGAACACGCCATCGCCCTGATGTTCGCCCTCGCCCGCGAGCTTCCCGAGGCCAATGCCTCGACGCACGCCGGCAAGTGGGAAAAGAACCGCTTCATGGGTGTCGAGCTGACCAACAAGACGCTCGGCGTCATCGGCTGCGGCAACATCGGCTCCATCGTCGCCGACCGCGCCGTCGGCCTGAAGATGCGCGTCATCGCCTACGACCCGTTCCTGTCCAACGAACGCGCCGTCGAACTCGGCGTCGAGAAGGTCGAGCTCGACGACCTGTTCCGCCGCGCCGACTTCATCACGCTGCACGTGCCGCTGATCGAAAAGACGCGCAACATCATCGACATCTCCGCCATCCTGAAGATGAAGAAGGGCGTGCGCATCATCAACTGCGCCCGTGGCGGCCTGATCGTCGAGGCCGACCTCAAGGCCGCGCTCGATTCCGGCCATGTCGCCGGTGCCGCGCTCGACGTGTTCGAGACCGAGCCGGCCACCGCCCATCCGCTGTTCGGCCATCCCAAGGTGGTCTGCACGCCGCATCTCGGCGCCTCCACCACGGAAGCGCAGGAGAACGTCGCCTTGCAGGTCGCCGAGCAGATGTCGGACTACCTGATGAAGGGCGCCGTCACCAACGCCCTCAACATGCCGTCGATCACCGCCGAGGAAGCGCCGCGTCTGACGCCCTTCGTCAAGCTCGCCGAGCTCCTGGGCTCCTTCGCCGGCCAGCTCACCGAGACCGGCCTCAAGTCGATCCGCATCGAGTATGAGGGCGAAGTCGCCGGCATGAACATCCGCGCGCTCAGCGCCGCCGCGATCACCGGCGTGCTGAAGCCGCTCCTGCAGTCCGTCAACATGGTGTCGGCGCCGGTGATGGCCAAGGAGCGCGGCATTGCCGTCGCCGAGGTGCGCAACAACGCCTCGGCCAACTTCGAAAGCCTGATCCGCCTGACGCTCACCACCGACCGCCAGGAACGCTCGATCGCCGGTACCGTCTTCGCCGATGCCCATCCGCGCATCGTCGAGATCAAGGGCATCAAGATGGATGCCGAGTTCGCGCCGTCGATGATCTACGTCACCAACGAGGACAAGCCGGGCTTCATCGGCAAGTTCGCCAGCCTTCTGGGCGACGCCGGCATCAACATCGCCACCTTCGCGCTCGGCCGCCTGGAGCAGGGCGCCGACGCCATCTGTCTCGTCGAAGTCGACGGCGACGTGCCGGCCGAAGTGCTCGACAAGGTGAAGGCCATGCCGGTTGTCCGCCAAGTCAAGGCGCTGAAGTTCTGA
- a CDS encoding inositol monophosphatase family protein encodes MARSALLNVMVQAVRKAGRGLSRDFGEVENLQVSMKGPGDFVSAADKRSEQVLYEELKRVRPTYGFLMEERGEVAGEDEHHRWVVDPLDGTANFLHSIPIFSISLSLERNGVPIAGVVFNPATDELYTAERGAGAFVNDRRLRVSARREMPDCVIGTGVPHLGRGNHPRYLNELRQVMANCAGIRRLGSAALDLCYVAAGKLDGFWEDDLNPWDTSAGWLMIKEAGGFVTDKAGKDDMHASRTLVAGNEAIHAQLLATLKKA; translated from the coding sequence ATGGCTCGTTCCGCCCTCCTCAACGTCATGGTCCAGGCCGTCCGCAAGGCCGGGCGAGGCCTTTCGCGCGATTTCGGCGAGGTCGAGAATCTGCAGGTGTCGATGAAAGGCCCCGGCGATTTCGTCTCGGCCGCCGACAAGCGTTCTGAGCAGGTGCTCTATGAGGAACTGAAGCGGGTTCGTCCCACCTACGGCTTCCTGATGGAAGAACGCGGCGAGGTGGCCGGCGAGGACGAGCACCACCGCTGGGTGGTCGATCCGCTCGACGGAACGGCCAACTTCCTGCACTCCATTCCGATCTTCTCCATCTCACTGTCGCTGGAGCGCAATGGCGTGCCGATCGCCGGTGTCGTCTTCAACCCGGCCACCGACGAGCTCTACACCGCCGAGCGCGGCGCCGGCGCCTTCGTCAACGATCGCCGCCTGCGCGTTTCCGCCCGCCGCGAAATGCCCGACTGCGTGATCGGCACCGGCGTGCCGCATCTCGGCCGCGGCAATCACCCCCGTTATCTCAATGAGCTCCGGCAGGTGATGGCCAATTGCGCCGGCATCCGCCGCCTCGGCTCGGCCGCCCTCGACCTCTGCTACGTCGCCGCCGGCAAGCTGGACGGCTTCTGGGAAGACGACCTCAATCCGTGGGATACCTCGGCCGGCTGGCTGATGATCAAGGAGGCCGGCGGCTTCGTCACCGACAAGGCCGGCAAGGACGACATGCACGCCTCCCGCACGCTGGTGGCCGGCAACGAGGCGATCCACGCCCAGCTTCTCGCCACGCTCAAGAAGGCCTGA